From Haliaeetus albicilla chromosome 15, bHalAlb1.1, whole genome shotgun sequence, a single genomic window includes:
- the CYSLTR2 gene encoding cysteinyl leukotriene receptor 2, whose amino-acid sequence MNISEMAVDNNYTNSSFNCTIDSFKQVIYPTMYLFIFFLGAVGNSLSIYVFFQPSQRKTSVNIYMQNLAVSDLMFVSTLPFRATYFLLGSRWIFGDIVCRIMTYTLYVNMYCSIYFLTVLSVVRFIAIVYPFKHWKVTNMKYARITCAAIWVFVLAASSPLLSKGIAGYSNPAKCLDLHPSSTHRLLMMNSFVLIVGFILPFCTIIVCYVFAIKALLKSKSPQRKKAVCHKKALSTIIITLILFLLCFLPYHVLRTVHLMRGGCSPANLPVHKALVVTLCLAAMNSCLDPILYYFAAENFKARIRSLYRR is encoded by the coding sequence ATGAATATTTCTGAGATGGCAGTAGACAACAACTACACGAACAGCTCCTTCAACTGTACCATTGACAGCTTCAAGCAAGTCATTTATCCCACCATGTATCTCTTTATCTTCTTCCTGGGTGCTGTTGGAAATAGCCTCTCcatttatgttttcttccagcCTTCGCAGAGGAAAACCTCGGTAAACATTTACATGCAGAACCTGGCTGTTTCGGACCTCATGTTTGTGAGCACTTTGCCCTTTCGGGCCACATATTTCCTGTTGGGATCACGTTGGATATTCGGTGATATCGTCTGCAGGATCATGACTTACACCTTGTACGTGAACATGTActgcagcatttattttctcacCGTGCTCAGCGTGGTTCGTTTCATAGCCATCGTCTACCCGTTCAAGCACTGGAAAGTAACCAACATGAAGTATGCCAGGATAACGTGCGCAGCCATATGGGTCTTCGTGCTGGCAGCCTCCAGCCCACTGTTAAGCAAGGGGATCGCTGGGTACAGCAACCCAGCCAAGTGCTTGGACCTCCACCCCTCCAGCACGCACAGGCTCCTCATGATGAACAGCTTTGTCCTCATCGTGGGCTTCATTCTGCCGTTCTGCACAATTATTGTCTGCTACGTCTTTGCAATCAAAGCGTTGCTCAAGTCCAAGAGTCCACAGCGCAAGAAGGCGGTCTGTCACAAGAAGGCTCTGTCAACCATCATCATCACtctcatcctcttcctcctctgtttccTGCCGTATCACGTACTGCGAACGGTCCACCTGATGCGCGGCGGCTGCAGCCCGGCCAACCTGCCCGTGCACAAAGCGCTGGTGGTCACGCTCTGCCTCGCTGCCATGAACAGCTGCCTCGATCCCATCCTCTATTACTTCGCCGCCGAAAATTTCAAAGCGAGAATCAGGAGTTTGTACCGCAGGTAG